In Arthrobacter sp. MN05-02, one genomic interval encodes:
- a CDS encoding putative transcriptional regulator, TetR family protein codes for MEALPTEDRVTGRSVAKASRRAALLVAAAQLFADRGYNGVSIEDLGAAAGVSGPAVYRHFTGKPSVLSALLTGVSEDLLEGGRAVAEGASSPEEALRGLIRFQVDFALANANVIRVQDRDLGSLPHDDERNVRSLQRNYVQVWVDELGGFLPEADRSLLRRKVHAVFGLINSTPHTAHGTRSTRDLGDLRDLLQDMAWAALTV; via the coding sequence ATGGAGGCACTGCCCACTGAAGACCGCGTGACCGGCCGGAGCGTCGCGAAGGCGTCCCGCCGCGCGGCCCTGCTCGTCGCCGCGGCGCAGCTGTTCGCGGACCGGGGCTACAACGGGGTGTCCATCGAGGACCTCGGCGCTGCGGCCGGCGTGAGCGGGCCCGCCGTCTACCGGCACTTCACCGGCAAGCCCTCGGTCCTCTCCGCGCTCCTCACCGGGGTCAGCGAGGACCTCCTGGAGGGCGGGCGTGCCGTCGCCGAGGGGGCGTCCTCGCCCGAGGAGGCGCTGCGGGGCCTGATCCGGTTCCAGGTCGACTTCGCGCTGGCCAACGCGAACGTGATCCGGGTGCAGGATCGCGATCTCGGCTCCCTCCCGCACGACGACGAACGGAACGTGCGGTCCCTGCAGCGCAACTACGTGCAGGTCTGGGTGGACGAACTGGGCGGTTTCCTGCCGGAGGCGGACCGCTCGCTGCTGCGGCGCAAGGTCCATGCGGTGTTCGGACTGATCAACTCGACGCCGCACACCGCGCACGGCACCCGCTCGACCCGGGATCTCGGCGACCTGCGGGACCTGCTGCAGGACATGGCATGGGCCGCCCTGACCGTGTGA